The following are encoded together in the Ranitomeya imitator isolate aRanImi1 chromosome 4, aRanImi1.pri, whole genome shotgun sequence genome:
- the LOC138673866 gene encoding histone H2A type 1-like, protein MSGRGKQGGKARAKAKTRSSRAGLQFPVGRVHRLLRKGNYAERVGAGAPVYLAAVLEYLTAEILELAGNAARDNKKTRIIPRHLQLAVRNDEELNRLLGGVTIAQGGVLPNIQAVLLPKKTESSKKSK, encoded by the coding sequence ATGTCTGGACGCGGCAAACAAGGCGGGAAGGCCCGTGCTAAAGCCAAGACCCGCTCATCCCGAGCAGGACTGCAGTTCCCGGTTGGTCGTGTGCACAGACTTCTCCGCAAGGGTAACTATGCTGAGAGGGTGGGCGCCGGTGCTCCGGTCTATCTGGCCgctgtgctggagtatctgaccGCAGAGATCCTGGAATTAGCCGGCAATGCCGCCCGGGACAACAAGAAGACCCGCATCATCCCCCGACACCTGCAGCTGGCCGTGCGCAATGACGaggagctgaacaggctgctgggtgGGGTGACCATCGCCCAGGGGGGCGTCCTGCCCAACATCCAGGCCGTGCTGCTGCCCAAGAAGACCGAGAGCAGCAAGAAGAGCAAGTGA
- the LOC138673867 gene encoding histone H2B: protein MPDPAKSAPAAKKGSKKAVTKTQKKDGKKRRKTRKESYAIYVYKVLKQVHPDTGISSKAMGIMNSFVNDIFERIAGEASRLAHYNKRSTITSREIQTAVRLLLPGELAKHAVSEGTKAVTKYTSAK from the coding sequence ATGCCTGATCCTGCCAAGTCTGCACCAGCAGCcaagaagggctccaagaaagcTGTGACCAAGACTCAGAAGAAGGATGGTAAGAAGCGGAGGAAGACCAGGAAGGAGAGCTATGCCATCTATGTGTACAAGGTGCTGAAGCAGGTCCACCCTGACACCGGCATCTCCTCCAAGGCCATGGGCATCATGAActcctttgtcaatgacatctttgaGCGCATTGCAGGGGAAGCCTCCCGCCTGGCTCACTACAACAAgcgctccaccatcacctcccggGAGATCCAGACCGCTGTGCGCCTGCTGCTGCCCGGAGAGCTGGCCAAGCACGCCGTGTCTGAGGGCACCAAGGCCGTCACCAAGTACACCAGCGCCAAGTGA
- the LOC138673869 gene encoding histone H2A type 1-like, protein MSGRGKQGGKVRAKAKTRSSRAGLQFPVGRVHRLLRKGNYAERVGAGAPVYLAAVLEYLTAEILELAGNAARDNKKTRIIPRHLQLAVRNDEELNRLLGGVTIAQGGVLPNIQAVLLPKKTESSKKSK, encoded by the coding sequence ATGTCTGGACGCGGCAAACAAGGAGGGAAGGTCCGTGCTAAAGCCAAGACCCGCTCATCCCGGGCAGGACTGCAGTTCCCGGTTGGTCGTGTGCACAGGCTTCTCCGCAAGGGTAACTATGCTGAGAGGGTGGGCGCCGGTGCTCCGGTCTATCTGGCTgctgtgctggagtatctgaccGCTGAGATCCTGGAATTAGCCGGCAATGCCGCCCGGGACAACAAGAAGACCCGCATCATCCCCCGACACCTGCAGCTGGCCGTGCGCAATGACGaggagctgaacaggctgctgggtgGGGTGACCATCGCCCAGGGGGGCGTCCTGCCCAACATCCAGGCCGTGCTGCTGCCCAAGAAGACCGAGAGCAGCAAGAAGAGCAAGTGA
- the LOC138673870 gene encoding histone H2B, translating into MPDPAKSAPAAKKGSKKAVTKTQKKDGKKRRKTRKESYAIYVYKVLKQVHPDTGISSKAMGIMNSFVNDIFERIAGEASRLAHYNKRSTITSREIQTAVRLLLPGELAKHAVSEGTKAVTKYTSAK; encoded by the coding sequence ATGCCTGATCCTGCCAAGTCTGCACCAGCAGCcaagaagggctccaagaaagcTGTGACCAAGACTCAGAAGAAGGATGGTAAGAAGCGGAGGAAGACCAGGAAGGAGAGCTATGCCATCTATGTGTACAAGGTGCTGAAGCAGGTCCACCCTGACACCGGCATCTCCTCCAAGGCCATGGGCATCATGAActcctttgtcaatgacatctttgagcgcatcgcaggggaagcctcccgcctggctcactacaacaagcgctccaccatcacctcccggGAGATCCAGACCGCTGTGCGCCTGCTGCTGCCCGGAGAGCTGGCCAAGCACGCCGTGTCTGAGGGCACCAAGGCCGTCACCAAGTACACCAGCGCCAAGTGA
- the LOC138675093 gene encoding histone H2A type 1-like, with protein sequence MSGRGKQGGKVRAKAKTRSSRAGLQFPVGRVHRLLRKGNYAERVGAGAPVYLAAVLEYLTAEILELAGNAARDNKKTRIIPRHLQLAVRNDEELNRLLGGVTIAQGGVLPNIQAVLLPKKTESSKKSK encoded by the coding sequence ATGTCTGGACGCGGCAAACAAGGAGGGAAGGTCCGTGCTAAAGCCAAGACCCGCTCATCCCGGGCAGGACTGCAGTTCCCGGTTGGTCGTGTGCACAGACTTCTCCGCAAGGGTAACTATGCTGAGAGGGTGGGCGCCGGTGCTCCGGTCTATCTGGCTgctgtgctggagtatctgaccGCTGAGATCCTGGAATTAGCCGGCAATGCCGCCCGGGATAACAAGAAGACCCGCATCATCCCCCGACACCTGCAGCTGGCCGTGCGCAATGACGaggagctgaacaggctgctgggtgGGGTGACCATCGCCCAGGGGGGCGTCCTGCCCAACATCCAGGCCGTGCTGCTGCCCAAGAAGACCGAGAGCAGCAAAAAGAGCAAGTGA
- the LOC138675094 gene encoding histone H2B — MPDPAKSAPAAKKGSKKAVTKTQKKDGKKRRKTRKESYAIYVYKVLKQVHPDTGISSKAMGIMNSFVNDIFERIAGEASRLAHYNKRSTITSREIQTAVRLLLPGELAKHAVSEGTKAVTKYTSAK, encoded by the coding sequence ATGCCCGATCCTGCCAAGTCTGCACCAGCAGCcaagaagggctccaagaaagcTGTGACCAAGACTCAGAAGAAGGATGGTAAGAAGCGGAGGAAGACCAGGAAGGAGAGCTATGCCATCTATGTGTACAAGGTGCTGAAGCAGGTCCACCCTGACACCGGCATCTCCTCCAAGGCCATGGGCATTATGAActcctttgtcaatgacatctttgagcgcatcgcaggggaagcctcccgcctggctcactacaacaagcgctccaccatcacctcccggGAGATCCAGACCGCTGTGCGCCTGCTGCTGCCCGGAGAGCTGGCCAAGCACGCCGTGTCTGAGGGCACCAAGGCCGTCACCAAGTACACCAGCGCCAAGTGA
- the LOC138673871 gene encoding histone H2A.J produces MSGRGKQGGKVRAKAKTRSSRAGLQFPVGRVHRLLRKGNYAERVGAGAPVYLAAVLEYLTAEILELAGNAARDNKKTRIIPRHLQLAVRNDEELNRLLGGVTIAQGGVLPNIQAVLLPKKTESSKVSSKSGKSK; encoded by the coding sequence ATGTCTGGACGCGGCAAACAAGGAGGGAAGGTCCGTGCTAAAGCCAAGACCCGCTCATCCCGGGCAGGACTGCAGTTTCCGGTTGGTCGTGTGCACAGACTTCTCCGCAAGGGTAACTATGCTGAGAGGGTGGGCGCCGGTGCTCCGGTCTATCTGGCCgctgtgctggagtatctgaccGCTGAGATCCTGGAATTAGCCGGCAATGCCGCCCGTGACAACAAGAAGACCCGCATCATCCCCCGACACCTGCAGCTGGCCGTGCGCAATGACGaggagctgaacaggctgctgggtgGGGTGACCATCGCCCAGGGGGGCGTCCTGCCCAACATCCAGGCCGTGCTGCTGCCCAAGAAGACCGAGAGCAGCAAGGTGAGCAGCAAGTCAGGCAAGAGCAAGTGA
- the LOC138673872 gene encoding histone H2B: MPDPAKSAPAAKKGSKKAVTKTQKKDGKKRRKTRKESYAIYVYKVLKQVHPDTGISSKAMGIMNSFVNDIFERIAGEASRLAHYNKRSTITSREIQTAVRLLLPGELAKHAVSEGTKAVTKYTSAK, from the coding sequence ATGCCTGATCCTGCCAAGTCTGCACCAGCAGCcaagaagggctccaagaaagcTGTGACCAAGACTCAGAAGAAGGATGGTAAGAAGCGGAGGAAGACCAGGAAGGAGAGCTATGCCATCTATGTGTACAAGGTGCTGAAGCAGGTCCACCCTGACACCGGCATCTCCTCCAAGGCCATGGGCATCATGAActcctttgtcaatgacatctttgaGCGCATTGCAGGGGAAGCCTCCCGCCTGGCTCACTACAACAAgcgctccaccatcacctcccggGAGATCCAGACTGCCGTGCGCCTGCTGCTGCCCGGAGAGCTGGCCAAGCACGCCGTGTCCGAGGGCACCAAGGCCGTCACCAAGTACACCAGCGCCAAGTGA
- the LOC138675096 gene encoding histone H2B, giving the protein MPDPAKSAPAAKKGSKKAVTKTQKKDGKKRRKTRKESYAIYVYKVLKQVHPDTGISSKAMGIMNSFVNDIFERIAGEASRLAHYNKRSTITSREIQTAVRLLLPGELAKHAVSEGTKAVTKYTSAK; this is encoded by the coding sequence ATGCCTGATCCTGCCAAGTCTGCACCAGCAGCcaagaagggctccaagaaagcTGTGACCAAGACTCAGAAGAAGGATGGTAAGAAGCGGAGGAAGACCAGGAAGGAGAGCTATGCCATCTATGTGTACAAGGTGCTGAAGCAGGTCCACCCTGACACCGGCATCTCCTCCAAGGCCATGGGCATCATGAActcctttgtcaatgacatctttgaGCGCATTGCAGGGGAAGCCTCCCGCCTGGCTCACTACAACAAgcgctccaccatcacctcccggGAGATCCAGACCGCTGTGCGCCTGCTGCTGCCTGGAGAGCTGGCTAAGCACGCTGTGTCTGAGGGCACTAAGGCCGTCACCAAGTACACCAGCGCCAAGTGA
- the LOC138675095 gene encoding histone H2A-like gives MFSSLEKKIMILLLPERPYLYTGYGHEQCCKIAVLLGESHVTNVHIIISAHCSSLVFPQVLFPLVTSDSANGRRVGGAAAGYKRRSLQHSHNRVLYLLITVSSVMSGRGKQGGKARAKAKTRSSRAGLQFPVGRVHRLLRKGNYAERVGAGAPVYLAAVLEYLTAEILELAGNAARDNKKTRIIPRHLQLAVRNDEELNRLLGGVTIAQGGVLPNIQAVLLPKKTESSKKSK, from the coding sequence ATGTTCTCTTCACTGGAAAAGAAAATAATGATCCTGCTCCTCCCAGAGCGGCCGTATTTATACACCGGCTATGGACATGAGCAATGCTGTAAGATCGCTGTTCTATTGGGTGAGAGTCATGTGACCAATGTTCATATAATTATCTCCGCCCACTGCAGCTCATTGGTGTTTCCACAAGTCTTGTTTCCATTGGTGACTTCAGATTCAGCCAATGGCAGGAGAGTAGGCGGGGCAGCAGCAGGTTATAAAAGGCGCAGCCTGCAGCACTCACACAATAGAGTTCTCTATCTGCTGATAACTGTGAGCTCAGTGATGTCTGGACGTGGCAAACAAGGAGGGAAGGCCCGTGCTAAAGCCAAGACTCGCTCATCCCGGGCAGGACTGCAGTTCCCGGTTGGTCGTGTGCACAGACTCCTCCGCAAGGGTAACTATGCTGAGAGGGTGGGCGCTGGTGCTCCGGTCTATCTGGCCgctgtgctggagtatctgaccGCGGAGATCCTGGAATTAGCCGGCAATGCCGCCCGGGACAACAAGAAGACCCGTATCATCCCCCGACACCTGCAGCTGGCCGTGCGCAATGACGAGGAGCTGAACAGGCTGCTTGGTGGGGTGACCATCGCCCAGGGGGGCGTCCTGCCCAACATCCAGGCCGTGCTGCTGCCCAAGAAGACCGAGAGCAGCAAGAAGAGCAAGTGA